A genomic segment from Stegostoma tigrinum isolate sSteTig4 chromosome 1, sSteTig4.hap1, whole genome shotgun sequence encodes:
- the rasl11b gene encoding ras-like protein family member 11B: MRLIQNMSTIQEYGPAEYTANNRVVKIAVIGGSAVGKTALVVRFLTRRFIGDYERNAGALYSRQVQVDREQVALQVQDTPGVQISGPSLSCSDQLNRFIQWADAIVLVYSITDYKSYELISRLHQHVCRVHPESRVPVIIVGNKADLLHAKQVEPHHGLQLANILGCTFYEVSASENYNDVYNAFHVLCKEISKQQVSSNNEKRKTSIIPRPKSPNMLDLRRRFKQALSAKVRTATSV, encoded by the exons ATGCGCCTGATCCAGAACATGTCGACCATCCAGGAGTATGGGCCGGCGGAATATACCGCCAACAACCGGGTGGTTAAGATCGCGGTGATCGGTGGCAGCGCCGTCGGGAAAACCG CTTTAGTGGTGCGATTTCTAACCAGGAGATTCATTGGAGACTATGAAAGAAATGCAG GTGCTTTATACTCCAGACAAGTCCAAGTAGATAGAGAGCAGGTTGCATTACAAGTTCAAGACACACCAGGTGTTCAG ATAAGTGGACCAAGTCTGAGCTGCAGTGATCAACTTAACAGATTCATACAGTGGGCTGATGCAATTGTACTGGTTTATTCAATCACAGACTACAAAAGCTATGAACTTATCAGCCGTCTCCATCAACATGTATGCCGTGTGCATCCAGAGAGCAGAGTTCCTGTCATTATTGTAGGAAACAAGGCTGACCTCCTTCATGCTAAACAAGTGGAACCTCACCATGGCCTTCAGTTAGCAAACATACTAGGATGCACCTTCTATGAGGTGTCTGCAAGTGAAAACTATAATGATGTGTACAATGCTTTTCATGTGCTTTGCAAAGAAATTAGTAAACAACAAGTGAGTAGCAATAATGAAAAGAGGAAAACCTCCATCATACCCAGACCAAAATCACCAAACATGCTAGATTTGAGAAGAAGGTTTAAGCAAGCTCTTTCTGCTAAAGTGCGGACTGCAACATCTGTCTGA